From a single Mycobacteriales bacterium genomic region:
- a CDS encoding DUF5703 family protein encodes MYEYRALTVPHDASRDSTRQMLSIHAEYGDWELSGHRIYGDGRRSITVRRRLRGDPLPPLPS; translated from the coding sequence GTGTACGAGTACCGGGCGCTGACGGTGCCCCACGACGCGTCCCGGGACAGCACCCGGCAAATGCTTTCCATCCACGCGGAGTACGGCGACTGGGAACTGTCCGGGCACCGCATCTACGGCGACGGCCGGCGCAGCATCACCGTCCGGCGCCGGCTGCGGGGCGACCCGCTGCCACCGCTGCCCAGTTGA
- a CDS encoding matrixin family metalloprotease: protein MTEDYFMSPSTSRRRIVTASLALVLVALGVAGAVAPSLTATVPDTSSTLSGAAGPDAAFKRVGTVTRQSRTAPGKSTATRAGTTTSATSYAFTTVLDGKPVRWDPCTPIRWTATVSQGPAGGLDVLQAAVARVAAITGTSWEYVGTTATVPTSGYLPTRAQESYPPVLIGWTDGTSSDLLANQAKSVLGMTRTAWFGVQTPEGAKVAATRAAVIALDRTDTLPLEGPHSWSAVALHELAHAMGLGHVSDRSQLMASVLPAVADLQSGDRAGLVRVGRTAGCVTVPGA from the coding sequence GTGACCGAGGACTACTTCATGTCACCTTCCACCAGCCGCCGCCGCATCGTCACCGCCTCCCTCGCGCTGGTCCTGGTGGCGCTGGGAGTGGCCGGGGCCGTGGCCCCGTCCCTCACCGCCACGGTGCCGGACACGTCCTCGACGCTGTCCGGCGCGGCCGGACCGGACGCTGCGTTCAAGCGGGTGGGCACGGTCACCAGGCAGAGCCGTACCGCCCCCGGCAAATCGACCGCCACCCGCGCCGGCACGACGACCTCCGCCACGAGCTACGCCTTCACCACGGTGCTGGACGGCAAGCCGGTCCGGTGGGACCCGTGCACGCCGATCCGGTGGACCGCCACTGTCTCGCAGGGCCCGGCCGGCGGGCTGGACGTCCTCCAGGCGGCCGTCGCACGCGTCGCCGCCATCACCGGGACGAGCTGGGAGTACGTCGGTACGACCGCGACCGTCCCGACCAGCGGCTACCTGCCGACCCGCGCGCAGGAGTCCTACCCGCCGGTGCTGATCGGCTGGACCGACGGCACGAGCAGCGACCTGCTCGCCAACCAGGCCAAGAGCGTGCTGGGCATGACGCGCACTGCGTGGTTCGGCGTGCAGACACCGGAGGGCGCGAAGGTCGCCGCCACCCGCGCGGCCGTCATCGCCCTCGACCGCACCGACACCCTGCCGCTGGAGGGCCCGCACTCCTGGAGCGCCGTCGCGCTGCACGAGCTGGCGCACGCGATGGGCCTCGGCCACGTCAGCGACCGCAGCCAGCTGATGGCCAGCGTGCTGCCGGCTGTGGCGGACCTGCAGTCCGGCGACCGCGCCGGACTGGTCCGGGTCGGCCGCACCGCCGGCTGCGTCACCGTCCCCGGCGCCTGA
- a CDS encoding histidine phosphatase family protein, whose protein sequence is MTTVVLVRHGLTAMTGPVLAGWTPGLHLDERGERQAAAVAERLRPLPLDAVVSSPLDRCLDTAGFVLRGRDQSLQVEDRLGECRYGDWTGRPLKELAKDPLWKVVQNHPSAVVFPGPEGEPLRETQNRAVAAVRDWNGRLGPDATWLACSHGDVIKAVVADAMGLHLDQFQRIAVDPCSVTVIRYTELRPFVVRVNDTGGGVADLLPPKRKGRRRRNSSDAVVGGGAGAGAV, encoded by the coding sequence ATGACCACCGTCGTGCTCGTCCGCCACGGGCTGACCGCGATGACCGGCCCGGTGCTCGCCGGCTGGACGCCGGGACTGCACCTGGACGAGCGGGGCGAGAGGCAGGCGGCGGCCGTCGCCGAACGGCTGCGGCCACTGCCCCTGGACGCGGTGGTGTCCAGTCCCCTGGACCGCTGCCTCGACACCGCCGGGTTCGTCCTCAGGGGCCGCGACCAGTCCCTGCAGGTGGAGGACCGGCTGGGGGAGTGCCGCTACGGCGACTGGACCGGCCGGCCGCTGAAGGAGCTGGCGAAGGATCCGCTCTGGAAGGTCGTCCAGAACCACCCCTCCGCGGTGGTCTTCCCCGGTCCCGAGGGCGAGCCGCTGCGCGAGACGCAGAACCGGGCCGTCGCCGCTGTCCGGGACTGGAACGGCCGGCTCGGCCCCGACGCCACCTGGCTGGCCTGCTCACACGGCGACGTCATCAAGGCCGTGGTGGCCGACGCGATGGGACTGCATCTCGACCAGTTCCAGCGCATCGCCGTCGACCCGTGCTCGGTCACGGTGATCCGCTACACCGAGCTACGGCCGTTCGTCGTACGGGTGAACGACACCGGCGGCGGGGTGGCCGACCTGCTGCCGCCGAAGAGGAAGGGCCGCCGGCGCAGGAACTCCTCCGACGCCGTCGTCGGTGGCGGCGCCGGCGCCGGCGCCGTCTAG
- a CDS encoding M20/M25/M40 family metallo-hydrolase, with amino-acid sequence MNQVDPQDEAVEMCRDLIRFASVNDGTGSGKGEREAAEYVAGKLSEVGLEPQLFEPARNRTSVVARVEGEDSSRPALLVHGHLDVVPADVKDWTYDPFAAEVADGAIWGRGAIDMLDMDAMTLAVVRDRLRTGRRPPRDLVLAFVADEEAGGVFGAQWLVQNQPQLFEGCTEAISEVGGFSLSVNDDLRLYLIETAQKGMAWMRLTATGTAGHGSMVNGDNAVTRLCEAVARLGAYDFPVHVTKTVRAFLGEVSDAFGIELDPDDMAGTVARLGPLARIVGATLRGTANATMLDAGYKHNVVPGRASAMVDGRFLPGFEDEFEREVDQALGPDIVREYVHYDIALETEFEGALVEAMAGALKAEDPGARAVPYMLSGGTDAKSFSRLGMRCFGFSPLRLPADLDFSGMFHGVDERVPLESLRFGVRVLDRFLDRS; translated from the coding sequence GTGAACCAGGTGGACCCTCAGGACGAGGCGGTCGAGATGTGCCGCGACCTCATCCGCTTCGCAAGCGTCAACGACGGCACCGGCTCCGGCAAGGGCGAGCGCGAGGCCGCGGAGTACGTCGCCGGCAAGCTGAGCGAGGTCGGGCTCGAGCCGCAGCTGTTCGAGCCGGCGCGCAACCGCACCAGCGTCGTCGCGCGGGTCGAGGGCGAGGACAGCAGCCGGCCCGCGCTGCTCGTCCACGGGCACCTGGACGTGGTACCGGCCGACGTCAAGGACTGGACGTACGACCCGTTCGCCGCCGAGGTGGCCGACGGCGCCATCTGGGGACGTGGCGCGATCGACATGCTGGACATGGACGCGATGACCCTGGCCGTCGTGCGCGACCGGCTGCGCACCGGCCGCCGGCCGCCGCGTGATCTCGTGCTGGCCTTCGTCGCCGACGAGGAGGCCGGCGGCGTCTTCGGGGCGCAGTGGCTGGTGCAGAACCAGCCGCAGCTGTTCGAGGGCTGCACCGAGGCGATCAGCGAGGTGGGGGGCTTCTCGCTGTCGGTGAACGACGACCTACGGCTGTACCTGATCGAGACGGCCCAGAAGGGCATGGCCTGGATGCGCCTCACCGCGACCGGGACGGCGGGCCATGGCTCGATGGTGAACGGCGACAATGCCGTCACCCGGCTCTGCGAGGCGGTGGCGCGGCTCGGGGCGTACGACTTCCCGGTGCACGTCACCAAGACGGTGCGGGCCTTCCTCGGCGAGGTGAGCGACGCCTTCGGGATCGAGCTGGACCCGGACGACATGGCCGGCACCGTCGCCCGACTCGGGCCGCTCGCGCGCATCGTCGGCGCGACGCTGCGCGGCACCGCGAACGCGACGATGCTCGACGCGGGCTACAAGCACAACGTGGTGCCCGGCCGCGCCTCCGCGATGGTCGACGGCCGTTTCCTGCCCGGCTTCGAGGACGAGTTCGAGCGCGAGGTGGACCAGGCCCTCGGACCGGACATCGTGCGGGAGTACGTCCACTACGACATCGCGCTCGAGACCGAGTTCGAGGGTGCGCTGGTCGAGGCGATGGCCGGCGCGCTGAAGGCCGAGGATCCCGGTGCCCGCGCCGTCCCGTACATGCTGTCGGGGGGCACCGACGCCAAGAGCTTCAGCCGGCTCGGGATGCGCTGCTTCGGCTTCTCACCGCTGCGCCTGCCGGCCGACCTCGACTTCTCCGGGATGTTCCACGGCGTGGACGAGCGGGTGCCGCTGGAGTCCCTGAGGTTCGGCGTCCGCGTGCTCGACCGGTTCCTCGACCGGTCGTGA
- a CDS encoding DUF3090 domain-containing protein — protein MPRQVFLFDPPERFVAGTVGQPGDRTFYLQASGAGRTVSVALEKVQVSVLAERLQELLEEVRRRGAGDVPVVVSRELEDTAPLDAPIEEEFRVGTMGLAWDGESEVVVVEALAPSEDEVEVLSEAEEGPDVLRVKMSAAMARAFIVRAQRVVAAGRPPCPLCALPLDPEGHVCPRQNGHRR, from the coding sequence GTGCCCCGCCAGGTCTTCCTCTTCGACCCGCCCGAGCGCTTCGTGGCCGGGACGGTCGGCCAGCCCGGCGACCGCACCTTCTACCTCCAGGCCTCGGGCGCCGGCCGCACCGTGTCGGTCGCACTGGAGAAGGTGCAGGTGTCGGTGCTTGCCGAGCGGCTCCAGGAGCTGCTCGAGGAGGTCCGTCGGCGCGGCGCCGGCGACGTCCCCGTGGTGGTGTCACGCGAGCTCGAGGACACCGCACCGCTGGACGCCCCGATCGAGGAGGAGTTCCGCGTCGGGACGATGGGCCTGGCGTGGGACGGCGAGTCCGAGGTCGTGGTGGTCGAGGCGCTCGCGCCGAGCGAGGACGAGGTGGAGGTCCTGTCGGAGGCCGAGGAGGGCCCCGACGTCCTGCGCGTGAAGATGTCTGCCGCCATGGCCCGGGCCTTCATCGTGCGCGCCCAGCGGGTCGTCGCTGCGGGGCGGCCACCGTGCCCGCTCTGCGCCCTGCCGCTCGATCCCGAGGGCCATGTCTGTCCTCGTCAGAACGGCCACCGGCGCTGA
- a CDS encoding aldo/keto reductase, whose amino-acid sequence MKQRHLGRSGLIVSRLGLGTMTWGRDTDEDDAAAQLLAFRDVGGTLLDTADVYAGGESERVIGRLLADVVPREEVVLATKACGVTGPGPMGRGTSRGHLLRALEASLTRLGTEYVDLWQLHDWDPVTPWDEAMAALDAAVASGKVRYAGVSNYCGWQLAATSSWQRAWPGRVPLVSNQVEYSLLQRGVEREVVPAAQALDVGLLPWSPLGRGVLTGKYRNGPPADSRGASKHFASFVSPYLDDRAGSVVDAVLTAADGLEVSPVAVALAWVRDRPGVAAPIVGARTTAQLQASLAAEAVELPAEIRSALDDVSSPETGYPERMARWSSEDLED is encoded by the coding sequence GTGAAGCAGCGTCATCTCGGCCGCAGCGGCCTGATCGTGTCGCGGCTCGGGCTCGGGACGATGACCTGGGGCCGCGACACCGACGAGGACGACGCGGCCGCGCAGCTGCTCGCCTTCCGGGACGTCGGCGGCACGCTGCTGGACACCGCCGACGTCTACGCCGGGGGCGAGAGCGAGCGCGTGATCGGCCGGCTGCTGGCCGACGTCGTGCCGCGCGAGGAGGTGGTTCTGGCGACCAAGGCCTGCGGCGTCACCGGGCCGGGTCCGATGGGCCGCGGCACGAGCCGCGGCCACCTGCTCCGCGCTCTGGAGGCGAGTCTGACCCGGCTGGGGACCGAGTACGTCGATCTGTGGCAGCTGCACGACTGGGACCCGGTCACGCCGTGGGACGAGGCGATGGCGGCCCTCGATGCGGCGGTGGCCTCCGGCAAGGTCCGCTATGCCGGCGTCTCCAACTACTGCGGCTGGCAGCTGGCCGCGACCAGCAGCTGGCAGCGCGCCTGGCCGGGCCGCGTGCCGCTGGTCAGCAACCAGGTCGAGTACTCCCTGCTGCAGCGCGGTGTGGAGCGCGAGGTCGTGCCGGCCGCGCAGGCGCTCGACGTCGGGCTGTTGCCCTGGTCACCGCTGGGCCGGGGGGTGCTCACCGGCAAGTACCGCAACGGCCCGCCTGCTGACAGCCGCGGGGCGAGCAAGCACTTCGCGTCGTTCGTCTCGCCGTACCTCGACGACCGGGCGGGGTCGGTCGTCGACGCGGTCCTCACCGCCGCGGACGGGCTGGAGGTGTCGCCCGTGGCCGTGGCGCTGGCCTGGGTGCGCGACCGGCCGGGCGTGGCCGCCCCGATCGTCGGCGCACGCACCACGGCGCAACTGCAGGCGTCACTGGCCGCCGAAGCCGTCGAGCTGCCGGCGGAGATCCGCTCGGCGCTCGACGACGTGTCGTCTCCGGAGACCGGCTACCCCGAGCGGATGGCGCGCTGGTCGTCCGAGGACCTCGAGGATTGA
- the mshC gene encoding cysteine--1-D-myo-inosityl 2-amino-2-deoxy-alpha-D-glucopyranoside ligase yields the protein MQSWPATAVPVLPRTTGDPAPLRLHDSAAGALREVAAGATAQLYVCGITPYDATHLGHAATYLAFDTLVRVWRDRGHDVEYVQNVTDIDDPLLERAQRDGEDWAAVAERETALFREDMTALRVLPPTHYVGAVEAMEDITAFVVRLLDAGAAYRLDDDVYFSVASAGHFGSVSAYDNATMLLLSAERGGDPQRAGKKDPLDPLLWLAARPGEPSWPSPLGPGRPGWHVECTVIALNRLGDAFDVQGGGSDLVFPHHEMSAAHAEVGTGGWPFARAYVHAGMVGLDGEKMSKSRGNLVFVSHLRSAGVHPGALRLALLSAHYRADRNWTDGTLTAGAARLASWRDGVNRRTGPSGAELVGGLRAALAADLDTTTALALVDAWCAGAGDDPGAPALVRDAVDALLGVAL from the coding sequence ATGCAGTCCTGGCCCGCGACCGCGGTACCCGTACTCCCGCGGACCACCGGCGACCCGGCGCCACTGCGGCTGCACGACAGCGCCGCCGGCGCGCTGCGCGAGGTCGCCGCGGGGGCGACGGCCCAGCTCTACGTCTGCGGCATCACCCCGTACGACGCGACCCACCTGGGTCACGCGGCCACCTACCTGGCCTTCGACACGCTCGTGCGGGTGTGGCGGGACCGCGGGCACGACGTGGAGTACGTGCAGAACGTCACCGACATCGACGACCCGCTGCTCGAGCGTGCGCAGCGGGACGGCGAGGACTGGGCCGCCGTCGCCGAGCGCGAGACCGCCTTGTTCCGCGAGGACATGACGGCGCTGCGCGTCCTGCCGCCGACGCACTACGTCGGGGCGGTCGAGGCGATGGAGGACATCACGGCCTTCGTCGTCCGGTTGCTGGACGCCGGCGCGGCGTACCGGTTGGACGACGACGTCTACTTCTCCGTCGCGTCCGCCGGGCACTTCGGCAGCGTGTCGGCCTACGACAACGCCACGATGCTGCTCCTGTCCGCCGAGCGGGGGGGAGACCCGCAGCGAGCCGGGAAGAAGGACCCGCTGGACCCGCTGCTGTGGCTGGCGGCCCGCCCCGGTGAGCCGTCGTGGCCGTCACCGCTCGGCCCGGGCCGGCCCGGCTGGCACGTCGAGTGCACGGTCATCGCGCTGAACCGGCTCGGCGACGCCTTCGACGTCCAGGGCGGTGGCTCCGACCTCGTCTTCCCGCACCACGAGATGTCGGCGGCACACGCCGAGGTCGGCACCGGGGGCTGGCCGTTCGCGCGCGCCTACGTGCACGCCGGAATGGTCGGGCTGGACGGCGAGAAGATGAGCAAGTCGCGCGGCAACCTGGTCTTCGTCTCGCACCTGCGGTCGGCCGGTGTCCATCCCGGCGCGCTACGACTGGCCCTGTTGTCGGCGCACTACCGCGCGGACCGCAACTGGACGGACGGGACTTTGACGGCCGGTGCAGCCCGCCTCGCGTCCTGGCGCGACGGCGTGAACCGCCGCACCGGACCGTCCGGCGCCGAACTCGTGGGCGGGCTGCGGGCCGCACTCGCCGCGGACCTGGACACGACGACCGCGCTGGCACTGGTCGACGCGTGGTGCGCCGGCGCCGGCGACGACCCCGGCGCACCGGCGCTGGTCCGCGACGCGGTCGACGCGCTGCTGGGCGTGGCGCTCTGA
- a CDS encoding undecaprenyl-diphosphate phosphatase, translating to MRVGRAAVLGLTQGAAEVIPVSSSAQLVLLPWLLRWEQPTDRTTFAAGLHAGSCLGIAWALREELRGLDRRTLALLAASSLPAAVAGAAVADRVEERLGRPPQLAALLAAAGAVMWWVDARQATQEADPRPVDARQAALAGLAQVVALIPGVSRSGATLTALRAAGVERAEAERFSLLMSLPVTAGAAVLTLARADCRSLREMAPGLVSGTTTAALAGALAATRLRRHPGRPLAAAAFYRLGLAAVVARRLVREGVP from the coding sequence GTGAGGGTCGGGCGGGCGGCCGTCCTCGGGCTCACGCAGGGCGCCGCAGAGGTCATACCGGTGTCGTCGTCGGCGCAGCTGGTGCTGCTGCCCTGGCTGCTGCGCTGGGAGCAGCCGACGGACCGGACGACGTTCGCGGCCGGACTGCACGCCGGGTCCTGCCTCGGGATCGCCTGGGCGCTGCGGGAGGAGCTGCGCGGACTGGACCGGCGGACGCTGGCGCTGCTCGCCGCCTCGTCGCTGCCCGCTGCAGTCGCCGGTGCCGCCGTCGCGGACCGCGTCGAGGAGCGGCTCGGCCGGCCACCGCAACTGGCCGCTCTGCTGGCAGCCGCCGGCGCCGTGATGTGGTGGGTCGACGCGCGCCAGGCAACGCAGGAGGCCGACCCACGACCGGTCGACGCACGGCAGGCCGCCCTGGCCGGTCTCGCACAGGTGGTCGCGCTGATCCCCGGGGTGTCGCGTTCCGGCGCCACTCTCACGGCCTTGCGCGCGGCGGGGGTGGAGCGGGCCGAAGCGGAGCGGTTCAGCCTGCTGATGTCGCTGCCGGTCACGGCCGGAGCCGCCGTGCTCACCCTCGCCCGTGCCGATTGTCGGTCCCTGCGCGAGATGGCGCCCGGGCTGGTCAGCGGCACCACGACCGCCGCGTTGGCCGGAGCACTTGCCGCGACCCGCCTGCGGAGGCATCCCGGGCGGCCGCTCGCCGCCGCGGCCTTCTACCGTCTGGGGCTCGCCGCGGTGGTCGCCCGGCGTCTCGTCCGCGAAGGAGTTCCGTGA
- a CDS encoding undecaprenyl-diphosphate phosphatase, with protein MSLGLLDAVVLGVVEGLTEFLPVSSTGHLTIAEGLLGLEVDDPSVTAFTAVIQSGAIAAVLLYFAKDIARFARGFFGGLRSAAGRRTDDWRLSLAVLVGSLPIGVVGLVFRDVIKGPVLRSLTTVGIALIAWSAVMVYAERRATQRRPEAEVTVRDGLLIGVAQCVALIPGVSRSGATISAGLLLGLDRVASTRLAFFLGIPALVAAGALELPDALGGPVGLGPVVVGTLVSFVVAYASIAWLLKFVATHSIVAFVPYRVALGAVVLAVLALT; from the coding sequence GTGAGCCTCGGCCTGCTCGACGCCGTCGTGCTCGGCGTCGTGGAGGGGCTCACCGAGTTCCTCCCGGTCTCCAGCACCGGCCATCTGACCATCGCCGAGGGACTGCTCGGCCTGGAGGTCGACGACCCCTCCGTCACCGCCTTCACCGCAGTCATCCAGAGCGGCGCGATCGCCGCCGTGCTCCTCTACTTCGCCAAGGACATCGCCCGCTTCGCCCGCGGATTCTTCGGCGGGCTTCGCTCCGCTGCGGGCCGCCGTACCGACGACTGGCGGCTCAGCCTCGCCGTGCTGGTCGGGTCGCTGCCGATCGGTGTGGTGGGGCTGGTCTTCCGCGACGTGATCAAGGGGCCGGTCCTGCGGTCGCTGACGACTGTCGGCATCGCTCTCATCGCGTGGAGCGCCGTCATGGTCTACGCCGAGCGGCGGGCCACCCAGCGCCGCCCCGAGGCGGAGGTCACCGTGCGGGACGGGTTGCTGATCGGCGTGGCCCAGTGCGTCGCGCTGATCCCCGGCGTCTCCCGCTCCGGCGCCACCATTTCGGCGGGGCTGCTGCTCGGCCTGGACCGGGTGGCGTCGACCCGGCTCGCCTTCTTCCTCGGCATCCCGGCGCTGGTGGCCGCCGGCGCGCTGGAGCTGCCCGACGCGCTCGGCGGCCCCGTGGGGCTGGGCCCGGTGGTCGTCGGAACCCTCGTGTCCTTCGTCGTCGCGTACGCCTCGATCGCCTGGCTGCTCAAGTTCGTGGCCACCCACTCGATCGTCGCCTTCGTGCCCTACCGCGTCGCCCTCGGCGCCGTCGTGCTCGCCGTCCTCGCGCTGACCTGA
- a CDS encoding LLM class F420-dependent oxidoreductase encodes MQLGLNLGYWGAGNDADNLALAKEADDLGYSVAWVAEAYGSDAATVLAWVGAHTRSIDIGSAIFQIPGRSPANCAMTAATLDTLSGGRFRLGLGVSGPQVSEGWHGVRFDKPLARTREYSDIVKMALRREKVRYDGRHYTLPLPDGPGKALQLTVHPVRDSLPLYLAAVGPKNLELSGELFDGWLAIFYSPDFAREQLASIEAGRAKAGKTLEGFDVVPTVPIVIGEDPRACADPVRWYAALYVGGMGSREKNFYNQLAARMGFEDAARSVQDLYLDRKYDEAAAAVPQEFLDATALLGPKERIAEKMQAFAASGVTTLTLSPFAGSLDERKATLRTALDALERSGVGS; translated from the coding sequence GTGCAGCTCGGGCTCAACCTCGGCTACTGGGGCGCCGGCAACGACGCCGACAACCTGGCCCTGGCCAAGGAGGCCGACGACCTCGGCTACTCCGTCGCCTGGGTCGCGGAGGCCTACGGCTCCGACGCGGCGACCGTGCTGGCCTGGGTCGGCGCGCACACCCGGTCGATCGACATCGGTTCGGCCATCTTCCAGATCCCGGGCCGCAGCCCCGCCAACTGCGCGATGACGGCGGCGACCCTGGACACCCTGTCCGGTGGGCGCTTCCGGCTCGGCCTCGGCGTCAGCGGTCCGCAGGTCTCCGAGGGCTGGCACGGGGTCCGCTTCGACAAGCCGCTCGCCCGCACCCGTGAGTACTCCGACATCGTCAAGATGGCACTGCGCCGGGAGAAGGTCCGCTACGACGGCCGGCACTACACGCTGCCGCTGCCCGACGGCCCGGGCAAGGCCCTGCAGCTGACCGTCCACCCGGTGCGCGATTCCCTGCCGCTCTACCTCGCCGCGGTCGGTCCGAAGAACCTCGAGCTGTCGGGTGAGCTGTTCGACGGCTGGCTGGCGATCTTCTACTCTCCCGACTTCGCCCGCGAACAGTTGGCGTCGATCGAGGCCGGGCGGGCCAAGGCCGGGAAGACGCTCGAGGGGTTCGACGTCGTGCCGACCGTCCCGATCGTGATCGGAGAGGACCCGCGCGCCTGCGCCGACCCCGTCCGCTGGTACGCCGCCCTCTACGTCGGGGGCATGGGCAGCCGGGAGAAGAATTTCTACAACCAGCTGGCTGCCCGGATGGGCTTCGAGGACGCGGCCAGGTCGGTGCAGGACCTCTACCTCGACCGCAAGTACGACGAGGCGGCCGCCGCCGTACCGCAAGAGTTTCTCGACGCGACAGCATTGCTCGGCCCGAAGGAGCGCATCGCCGAGAAGATGCAGGCGTTCGCGGCCTCAGGCGTCACCACGCTCACGCTCTCGCCCTTCGCCGGTTCGCTGGACGAGCGGAAAGCGACGCTGCGGACGGCGTTGGACGCCCTCGAACGATCCGGCGTCGGCAGCTGA
- a CDS encoding helix-turn-helix transcriptional regulator yields the protein MTTAFHTTHSEAAEVARDDEAALLLCLRSLRGDRSLREAAEAIGIRADELSKIEQGRTKQIRWETLFRMLRTYRCGIDDLLHMEEQRATDTENPRAVMLAALRAGTGQPVPRRRLHVQEESAAGLQGTAAAEALAAPVERGPVRRKFTPAGSR from the coding sequence ATGACGACAGCGTTCCACACCACCCACAGCGAAGCCGCTGAGGTAGCCCGCGACGACGAGGCGGCGCTGCTCCTGTGCCTGCGCTCACTTCGTGGTGACAGGTCCCTCCGCGAGGCAGCAGAAGCCATCGGGATCCGAGCGGACGAGCTGTCGAAGATCGAGCAGGGACGCACCAAGCAGATCCGGTGGGAGACGCTGTTCAGGATGCTACGCACCTATCGCTGCGGCATCGACGACCTGCTGCACATGGAAGAGCAACGAGCCACGGATACCGAGAACCCGCGAGCCGTGATGCTCGCTGCACTCCGTGCAGGCACAGGGCAGCCAGTGCCGCGGCGGCGGCTCCACGTGCAGGAAGAGAGTGCGGCCGGACTGCAGGGGACTGCGGCAGCCGAAGCGCTCGCTGCACCGGTCGAGCGAGGCCCCGTCCGCAGGAAGTTCACGCCTGCGGGTTCACGCTGA
- a CDS encoding SCO1664 family protein, which yields MTAPDTLTLELDDVLRLLREGQLAIQGRLVEASNATLYCAATLDGVTAAVVYKPVRGERPLWDFPDGTLAGREVSAYLVSQATRWDLVPPTVLREGPFGPGMCQLWVEVDETVDLGALARSEHPDLQRMAVFDAVVNNADRKGGHLLPRHDGRVQGVDHGICFSTQDKLRTLLWQWRGQPLTPEAVEVLSSVRARLDGDLGVALSALLTAAEVDATRARVGHLLASGRHPQPSADWPAVPWPPF from the coding sequence GTGACTGCGCCCGACACGCTGACCCTCGAGCTCGACGACGTGCTGCGCCTGCTGCGCGAGGGCCAGCTTGCGATCCAGGGGCGGCTGGTCGAGGCGAGCAACGCGACGCTCTACTGCGCCGCCACCCTTGACGGTGTCACCGCCGCAGTCGTCTACAAGCCGGTACGCGGGGAGCGCCCCCTCTGGGACTTCCCTGATGGGACGCTGGCCGGCCGCGAGGTCTCGGCCTACCTCGTCTCGCAGGCGACCCGCTGGGACCTGGTACCACCGACGGTGCTGCGCGAAGGGCCTTTCGGACCAGGGATGTGCCAGCTGTGGGTGGAGGTCGACGAGACGGTCGACCTCGGAGCGCTGGCCCGCAGCGAGCACCCGGACCTGCAGCGCATGGCGGTCTTCGACGCGGTGGTCAACAACGCCGACCGCAAGGGCGGCCACCTGCTGCCGCGCCACGACGGTCGGGTGCAGGGCGTGGACCACGGAATCTGCTTCTCGACGCAGGACAAGCTGCGCACCCTGCTGTGGCAGTGGCGCGGCCAGCCGCTGACCCCCGAGGCGGTCGAGGTGCTCTCGTCGGTGCGGGCGCGGCTCGACGGTGACCTCGGCGTGGCCCTGTCCGCGCTGCTGACGGCCGCCGAGGTCGACGCGACCAGGGCCAGGGTGGGCCACCTGCTCGCCAGTGGCCGGCACCCGCAGCCGTCAGCGGATTGGCCCGCCGTCCCGTGGCCGCCGTTCTGA